The following coding sequences lie in one Metallumcola ferriviriculae genomic window:
- a CDS encoding transposase: protein MFRKNDGHLQEELFSHYQTMNPKIAKMLKDTWAPIFYEHVFCKIDEEVFAPLYCFDNGRPNFPVNILLSLELIKNMFDYTDEEILEQFYFNYQVIYALGIKNIGEIYFAERTLYEFRERLVNYVKEHPDEEEIMFKQFEILTRHFIDKANIKTDEQRMDSTYVTPNIKRAGRLSLAYDFLEKAVKAIPQKHLSNSLKEVLEPSFKTKLLFKTKASKINAKLETVLILCTEIYDLAKAKQLTSKEEIKLLARFLNEQAHYDTEKKVWVPEDNKEISSASMQSAHDTDATFRNKNGKTNQGYVVNLAETCSKDNPVQLITDYDLDVNIKSDTELARKRVDTIKKNTDVTDLYVDGGYYGEETINKADEAEVKLHFTDMTGRKSTSNKLPLTNFNFNEEHEVEKCPAGKIPLRSDYSKKSKSTTTHFEKSECLYCPIREHCPVKPQKKSMVLRASKKAILAANTRQEISKKEIRRENTSKRAAIEGTNSAIKRGQGANKLRVRGLIKCQLQIGLKVIGHNFKQFSRAMNKPKPKGREVVCPM from the coding sequence ATGTTTAGAAAAAACGATGGTCATTTGCAGGAAGAATTGTTCAGTCACTATCAAACCATGAACCCTAAAATAGCTAAAATGCTGAAAGATACCTGGGCACCGATTTTTTATGAGCATGTCTTTTGTAAAATAGATGAAGAAGTGTTTGCTCCACTTTACTGTTTTGATAACGGCAGGCCTAATTTCCCGGTAAATATCCTTTTATCATTGGAATTAATAAAGAATATGTTCGACTACACAGATGAAGAAATCTTAGAACAATTCTATTTCAATTATCAGGTAATCTACGCTTTAGGTATCAAAAATATTGGCGAAATATACTTTGCTGAACGCACCCTGTATGAATTTAGAGAACGCCTCGTCAACTACGTTAAGGAACACCCCGATGAAGAAGAAATCATGTTTAAGCAGTTTGAAATCTTAACTCGGCATTTCATCGATAAAGCCAATATTAAAACAGACGAACAAAGAATGGACTCAACCTATGTTACCCCTAATATTAAAAGAGCTGGAAGGTTATCCCTTGCTTATGATTTTTTAGAAAAAGCCGTGAAAGCAATACCTCAAAAACATTTAAGCAACTCACTAAAAGAAGTACTGGAGCCTTCCTTCAAGACCAAACTGCTGTTTAAAACCAAGGCCAGTAAGATAAATGCCAAGCTTGAGACAGTACTCATACTTTGTACAGAAATTTATGACCTCGCTAAAGCAAAACAACTAACTTCAAAAGAGGAAATCAAACTGTTAGCTCGTTTTCTCAATGAACAAGCACATTATGATACAGAAAAGAAAGTCTGGGTGCCCGAAGATAATAAAGAAATTTCTTCCGCATCCATGCAGTCTGCCCATGATACGGACGCTACCTTTAGAAATAAAAACGGTAAGACGAACCAAGGCTATGTTGTTAATCTAGCTGAAACATGTTCGAAAGATAATCCGGTGCAGCTAATTACAGATTACGATCTGGATGTCAATATAAAAAGCGATACAGAACTGGCACGAAAACGTGTAGATACTATCAAGAAAAATACTGATGTTACTGACCTCTACGTAGATGGCGGCTATTACGGCGAAGAAACAATTAACAAAGCTGATGAAGCAGAAGTCAAACTGCATTTTACAGACATGACCGGCAGGAAAAGTACCAGTAACAAATTACCTCTGACAAACTTCAACTTCAATGAAGAACATGAGGTGGAAAAATGTCCTGCAGGTAAAATACCACTTCGAAGCGACTATAGTAAGAAATCTAAAAGTACAACGACCCATTTTGAGAAGTCAGAATGCCTTTATTGCCCCATAAGAGAGCATTGTCCCGTAAAGCCGCAGAAAAAATCAATGGTACTGAGAGCCAGTAAAAAAGCAATACTAGCAGCCAACACCCGCCAAGAAATTTCAAAAAAGGAAATACGACGTGAAAACACCAGTAAAAGGGCTGCCATAGAGGGTACCAACTCTGCAATTAAAAGGGGCCAAGGTGCTAACAAACTTAGAGTAAGAGGCCTGATCAAATGTCAGTTACAAATTGGCCTCAAGGTAATTGGTCATAACTTCAAACAATTTTCCCGAGCAATGAATAAGCCTAAACCAAAAGGCAGGGAAGTGGTGTGTCCAATGTAG
- a CDS encoding YeeE/YedE thiosulfate transporter family protein, translating into MKNNTIFTGLPYWLGGVALGLLNIVVFMLSEKPWGITTAMSHWGAEFSKFFGAAPEQWLYFGEIQMHNHLTEYQPFLIGTLLNIGIIFGAMFAALIYHEFRIRRPRNIKQVMAALLGGLFMGYGARLAGGCSVGALVGGSASLSLHGWVFGIFLLPGAWLGLKVISRYLTN; encoded by the coding sequence ATGAAGAATAATACTATTTTTACCGGATTGCCCTATTGGTTGGGAGGAGTAGCGCTCGGACTGCTTAATATTGTTGTGTTTATGCTCAGTGAAAAACCGTGGGGCATTACAACCGCTATGTCCCATTGGGGTGCAGAATTTAGTAAGTTTTTTGGTGCGGCCCCTGAGCAGTGGTTATACTTTGGGGAAATTCAGATGCATAACCACTTAACTGAATACCAACCGTTTTTGATTGGCACTTTATTAAATATTGGTATCATCTTTGGGGCTATGTTTGCTGCCCTGATTTATCACGAATTTCGTATTCGCCGCCCGAGAAATATAAAACAAGTGATGGCGGCACTGCTGGGCGGTCTTTTTATGGGGTACGGTGCCCGTTTAGCCGGCGGCTGTAGTGTCGGTGCTTTGGTTGGCGGCAGTGCTTCCTTATCGCTGCATGGCTGGGTATTTGGCATATTTCTTTTACCGGGTGCTTGGTTGGGACTTAAGGTGATTTCCCGTTACCTTACTAACTAA
- a CDS encoding YeeE/YedE thiosulfate transporter family protein: MIIRPDNKFTLLLPGFLTFTAIIFSQIGYSLMAIAVVGLSLGFIMQRSRFCIASAFSDFLLFRDGNLLKALVAFIFVSTLGFTFIQITGGEGYLVTVGWRTVLGALLFGFGMTIAGGCAAGTLMRIGEGYLLFIPTLLGLIFGSVMGAYHYGLWGSIKHSSVVVFFPEVFGWPIAILVQLLVLVGIMVLILHFEKAAKNEMLRKEGGENHSI, encoded by the coding sequence ATGATAATTCGACCCGATAATAAATTCACTTTACTGCTGCCTGGTTTCCTAACTTTTACTGCAATCATTTTCAGTCAAATAGGTTATAGCCTAATGGCGATTGCTGTAGTTGGGTTAAGCCTGGGTTTTATAATGCAAAGATCTAGATTTTGTATTGCCTCGGCGTTTAGTGATTTTTTGTTATTTCGTGACGGGAATTTGTTGAAAGCATTGGTGGCTTTTATTTTTGTTTCAACATTGGGTTTTACTTTTATACAAATTACTGGCGGGGAGGGATACCTAGTAACCGTTGGGTGGCGAACTGTTCTTGGAGCATTATTGTTTGGCTTTGGAATGACTATAGCGGGTGGCTGTGCAGCGGGGACGTTAATGAGAATTGGTGAAGGATATCTATTATTTATTCCCACATTGTTAGGTTTAATCTTTGGCTCAGTTATGGGTGCTTACCATTATGGTCTTTGGGGTAGTATTAAGCATTCCTCCGTAGTGGTATTTTTTCCTGAAGTTTTTGGGTGGCCGATAGCTATATTGGTTCAATTATTGGTTTTGGTCGGGATAATGGTTTTAATATTACATTTTGAAAAAGCTGCTAAAAATGAGATGCTCCGAAAGGAAGGTGGGGAAAATCACTCAATATAA
- a CDS encoding aspartyl-phosphate phosphatase Spo0E family protein — MNITQQVQQLRNRLNMLITEDKKPLSSEEVLALSQKLDRVVVEKMKAINEYEVNK; from the coding sequence ATGAATATTACTCAGCAAGTCCAGCAATTAAGAAACCGGTTAAACATGTTAATTACTGAAGATAAAAAGCCACTCTCATCCGAAGAGGTTCTGGCTCTCAGCCAAAAGCTGGATAGGGTCGTGGTTGAAAAGATGAAGGCTATAAATGAATATGAGGTAAATAAGTAG
- a CDS encoding sulfurtransferase TusA family protein, translated as MRTKEKFQELAPGDVLILETEHARAVRNILDWACREGFTIDVDEEGAGVWQVRIEK; from the coding sequence ATGCGGACAAAGGAAAAATTTCAGGAACTAGCTCCGGGGGATGTATTAATTTTAGAGACCGAGCATGCCAGGGCAGTAAGGAATATACTTGATTGGGCATGCCGGGAAGGTTTTACCATCGATGTCGATGAGGAAGGGGCCGGTGTCTGGCAGGTTAGAATAGAAAAATAA
- a CDS encoding M14 family zinc carboxypeptidase codes for MKRAAKLLGVGLIFMLLLSSIAMAQPQSIPNGPYVEREQNVSFSSFMTNEELADTLKKIEASSKGKMELEVVGYSNAINGDLMEEEGFPLYVAKFGGADDPNKKRVLITTQIHGNEPLGTEAMVELMKQFAGSGKEFNEILDNVTVWFMPRINPDGAMNEVEGKWSPQRRTHQLWDPEFLGLPAGTEAPWYYRDREKGYDENRDYNPNLDFRPEDFITEADTEGMTLEQVLNNGDRNNSDFGGFYVTPESRIVTKVFKELDPDVYFDIHHRGFNTVSEEDIRSVPIQIAAVVADPYTDPFTGNEYEVDDSVLKLGKQINVVGYQAIQRGFSHYGAIQKYPDVNLPGTSLGAFALNDTAIMLIEIKGQSGSLGQKQNGMLKQTAKVPVYEILKSLADGSVSDVDESLYDDIPESSNRMRDPSTME; via the coding sequence ATGAAAAGGGCTGCTAAACTATTGGGTGTAGGTTTGATATTTATGTTATTGTTGTCTTCCATTGCTATGGCACAGCCACAATCAATTCCAAACGGTCCGTATGTAGAACGCGAGCAAAACGTATCCTTTTCTAGTTTTATGACTAATGAGGAACTGGCAGACACTTTGAAGAAGATAGAAGCGTCTTCAAAGGGAAAGATGGAATTAGAAGTGGTAGGATATTCCAATGCTATTAATGGTGACCTTATGGAGGAAGAGGGTTTCCCGCTTTATGTTGCCAAATTCGGTGGAGCTGATGATCCGAATAAAAAGCGGGTTTTAATTACCACTCAAATACATGGTAATGAACCCTTGGGCACAGAAGCTATGGTTGAGTTAATGAAACAATTTGCCGGCAGCGGTAAAGAATTCAATGAAATTTTAGACAATGTTACGGTATGGTTTATGCCCAGAATAAATCCTGATGGTGCAATGAATGAGGTGGAGGGAAAATGGTCCCCTCAGAGAAGGACGCATCAACTCTGGGATCCTGAATTTCTAGGTTTACCCGCCGGAACTGAAGCACCATGGTATTACCGTGATAGAGAAAAGGGTTATGACGAAAACAGGGATTACAATCCTAATCTTGACTTCAGGCCTGAAGATTTTATTACTGAAGCGGATACTGAAGGTATGACTTTAGAGCAAGTCTTAAATAACGGCGACAGAAATAATAGTGATTTCGGCGGTTTTTATGTAACACCTGAGTCTAGAATAGTTACCAAAGTGTTTAAAGAACTAGATCCAGATGTATATTTTGATATTCATCACAGGGGTTTTAATACAGTGTCAGAGGAGGATATTAGGTCAGTACCTATTCAGATAGCTGCTGTAGTTGCAGACCCATATACTGACCCGTTTACCGGTAATGAATACGAAGTCGATGACTCCGTACTGAAGCTTGGTAAGCAGATTAATGTTGTAGGTTATCAAGCCATTCAACGCGGATTTTCTCATTATGGTGCTATTCAGAAGTATCCAGATGTTAATTTACCAGGTACTTCTTTAGGAGCCTTTGCTTTAAACGATACTGCTATTATGCTCATTGAAATTAAGGGGCAGAGTGGCAGTTTAGGGCAAAAGCAAAATGGTATGCTTAAGCAGACTGCTAAAGTTCCGGTATATGAGATTTTAAAATCTTTAGCAGATGGGTCAGTTTCCGATGTTGATGAATCACTATACGATGATATTCCGGAGTCATCTAACCGCATGCGCGACCCATCAACGATGGAGTAA